The following are from one region of the Mangifera indica cultivar Alphonso chromosome 14, CATAS_Mindica_2.1, whole genome shotgun sequence genome:
- the LOC123195598 gene encoding biotin synthase, mitochondrial codes for MLSIRSILTSQRSLRPSKLSPFHYSCFCYSAAAVEAERTISEGPRHDWSKDEIKSIYDSPILDLLFHGAQVHRHTHNFKEVQQCTLLSIKTGGCSEDCSYCPQSSRYDTGIKAQKLMTKEAVMQAAQKAKEAGSTRFCMGAAWRDTIGRKTNFNNILEYVKEIREMGMEVCCTLGMLEKQQALELKKAGLTAYNHNLDTSREYYPNIITTRSYDERLETLKHVREAGINVCSGGIIGLGEAEEDRVGLLHTLATLPTHPESVPINALLAVKGTPLQDQKPVEIWEMVRMIGTARIVMPKAMVRLSAGRVRFSMPEQALCFLAGANSIFTGEKLLTTPNNDFDADQLMFKILGLTTKPPSFPEEEARSCEEEKCKAAVSA; via the exons ATGCTGTCGATTCGCTCTATTTTAACTTCACAGCGAAGCTTAAGACCGTCCAAACTCTCCCCATTTCATTactcttgtttttgttattcaGCAGCTGCAGTTGAAGCTGAGAGAACTATCAGTGAAGGTCCCAGACACGACTGGTCCAAAGATGAGATTAAGTCCATTTACGACTCTCCTATTCTCGATCTCCTCTTCCATGGA GCTCAAGTTCACAGGCATACTCATAACTTCAAGGAGGTGCAGCAGTGCACTCTCCTTTCTATCAAAACTGGTGGATGTAGTGAGGATTGCTCATATTGTCCTCAGTCCTCAAGATATGACACTGGAATAAAAGCACAAAAGCTAATGACCAAGGAGGCTGTGATGCAAGCAGCACAGAAG GCAAAGGAGGCTGGTAGCACACGTTTTTGTATGGGTGCTGCGTGGAGAGACACAATAGGGAGGAAGACCAATTTCAACAACATCCTTGAATATGTGAAAGAAATAAG GGAAATGGGGATGGAGGTGTGCTGTACGTTAGGCATGTTGGAGAAGCAGCAGGCTTTAGAGCTTAAAAAAGCAGGCCTTACAGCATATAACCATAACCTTGATACATCCAGAGaatattatccaaatattaTCACTACAAGAAGTTATGATGAACGCTTGGAAACCCTTAAACATGTTCGTGAAGCTGGGATCAATGTCTGTTCAG GAGGGATAATAGGCCTTGGAGAAGCAGAGGAAGACCGAGTTGGTTTATTGCATACTTTGGCAACTCTTCCTACTCATCCAGAGAGTGTTCCCATCAATGCCCTTCTTGCAGTGAAAGGCACACCCCTCCAAGATCAGAAG CCAGTTGAAATATGGGAAATGGTTCGGATGATCGGTACAGCACGTATAGTCATGCCAAAGGCAATGGTGAGGTTATCTGCAGGAAGAGTTCGATTTTCCATGCCTGAGCAGGCATTGTGCTTTCTTGCGGGTGCAAATTCGATCTTCACTGGCGAAAAGCTCTTAACAACTCCTAACAACGATTTTGATGCTGATCAACTCATGTTCAAGATTCTAGGGCTCACAACAAAACCTCCCAGTTTCCCTGAAGAGGAAGCAAGATCTTGTGAAGAAGAGAAGTGCAAAGCAGCTGTGTCTGCATGA